The Streptomyces kanamyceticus DNA segment ACGGTGTGCAAGCAGGGGCAGGTCATCAACTGGATCGTGCGCCCGATCGACATGGAGAAGCGCCTGGACGGCACCTGGCCCCCCATGCCGAAGATCAACAACATCGTCTTCCTCGACACCGAGCTGGGTGACGAGGAGGACGTGGCGGAGCGCCGGATCTTCAACGAACTGAAGATCTACGGGATGCCCGACCGCGTGCGGGACAAGTACACGCCGGTCTACTACTACTGGGCGGGCACGGTCATGAGCACCGCGAAGCCCGGCCTGTACCGGTACCGCGTCGTGCTGGAGCTGGAGCAGGAGGGCAAGAAGGAGAGGCTCTACCTGAACACCTCGATCCACCCCTCGATCAGGATCATCCCGACCTGACCGACCTGACCGACCTGATCCAACCTGACCGACGGGAGGAGCGGCCCGGTGCCGGGCCGCTCCTCCCGTCGGCACCAGGGGCACTATGAATGGGGTGTATACCCCACATGTATAGTGCTCGCATGCCTGCCGTGAACATGACTTCCCCCCACAAGACCACCCGATCGACGAAGAGGGTGCGCCGTACCGCGTCCGCTCTCGCCGCGGGGGCCGCCCTCGCCCTCGCGATGACCGGGTGCACCAAGCTCGACACCACGTCCCCCGCCACGGTCCGTACGGATGCGGCGGACGCGAAGGCCGCCGACCAGGGCAAATTCGGCACGGTCGACTGCCGCAAGGCCAAGTGCGTGGCCCTCACCTTCGACGCGGGGCCGAGCGAGAACACGCCCAGGCTGCTGAAGATCCTCAAGGAGAAGAAGGTGCCCGCGACCTTCTTCACGCTCGGCAAGAACCACATAGAGAAGTACCCCGAGCTCGTGAAGCAGATGGACGCCGAGGGGCACGAGGTCGCGAGCCACACCTGGTCGCACAAGATCCTCACGAAGATCGACGCCAAGGAGGCGCGCAAGGAGCTCGAGCGCCCCAACGAGGCGATCGAGAAGCTCATCAGCAAGAAGCCGACGCTGATGCGCCCGCCGCAGGGCCGCACCAACGACGACATCAACAAGCTCTCCAAGGAGCTCGGCCTCTCGGAGATCCTGTGGTCCGTGACCGCCAAGGACTACACGACCAATGACTCCAAGCTGATCGAGAAGCGGGTCCTAGACCAGACCAAGCGCGACGGCATCATCCTGCTGCACGACATCTACAAGGGCACCGTCCCCGCCGTGCCCGGTGTCATCGACGGGCTGAAGAAGCGCGGCTTCGTCTTCGTGACCGTGCCGCAGCTGCTCGCGCCGGGCAAGGCCGAGCCGGGCAAGATCTACCGCTAGGCGCCGCCCCCGGGGCGCGCGTCACCACGTCAGGTGCAGCGCCTCGGGAGCCCGGT contains these protein-coding regions:
- a CDS encoding polysaccharide deacetylase family protein; this translates as MPAVNMTSPHKTTRSTKRVRRTASALAAGAALALAMTGCTKLDTTSPATVRTDAADAKAADQGKFGTVDCRKAKCVALTFDAGPSENTPRLLKILKEKKVPATFFTLGKNHIEKYPELVKQMDAEGHEVASHTWSHKILTKIDAKEARKELERPNEAIEKLISKKPTLMRPPQGRTNDDINKLSKELGLSEILWSVTAKDYTTNDSKLIEKRVLDQTKRDGIILLHDIYKGTVPAVPGVIDGLKKRGFVFVTVPQLLAPGKAEPGKIYR